One genomic window of Arachis stenosperma cultivar V10309 chromosome 10, arast.V10309.gnm1.PFL2, whole genome shotgun sequence includes the following:
- the LOC130957429 gene encoding transcription factor HEC3-like, whose amino-acid sequence METNHRNTICTFTDIDITNWNNNDLPHHDYDENKNMETKQEEDHNNLTTLNDNQIPLMSWPNLQQQRPAIFSPSSSSPRTFFSDIIGNQVQEVKDEDGDEEEDEEAEEELGVMKEMMYNIAAMQPVDIDPASVRKPRRRNVRISDDPQSVAARHRRERISERIRILQRLVPGGTKMDTASMLDEAVRYVKFLKRQVRFLESNPNQLPPNWPFTPLLTINNMLHAPSAAAATSMPPPPPPLGLPGFGTLSSHGHHD is encoded by the coding sequence ATGGAAACAAACCACCGCAACACTATTTGCACATTCACAGATATTGATATCACTAATTGGAACAATAATGATCTTCCTCATCATGATTATGATGAAaataagaacatggaaacaaaacaagaagaagatCATAACAACCTCACTACTCTCAATGATAACCAAATTCCTCTTATGTCCTGGCCCAACCTTCAACAACAAAGACCAGCAATATTCTCACCGTCATCCTCATCTCCTAGAACCTTCTTTAGTGACATAATAGGGAACCAAGTGCAAGAAGTCAAAGACGAAGACGGAGATGAAGAGGAAGACGAAGAGGCTGAAGAAGAATTAGGAGTGATGAAGGAGATGATGTACAACATCGCCGCTATGCAACCAGTGGACATCGACCCGGCTAGCGTTCGAAAGCCGAGGAGGCGAAACGTGCGCATAAGCGACGACCCTCAGAGCGTGGCAGCGCGTCACAGAAGGGAGAGGATCAGTGAGAGGATCCGAATCCTTCAGAGGTTAGTTCCAGGTGGCACCAAAATGGACACCGCTTCCATGCTCGACGAAGCCGTTCGATATGTTAAGTTCTTGAAGCGCCAAGTCAGGTTCCTCGAATCAAATCCAAATCAACTACCACCTAATTGGCCTTTTACACCACTACTTACTATTAATAATATGCTTCACGCTCCTTCTGCTGCTGCCGCCACTTCCATGCCACCGCCACCGCCGCCGCTGGGGCTACCCGGATTTGGAACCCTAAGCAGCCATGGCCATCATGATTAG